One genomic region from Argentina anserina chromosome 2, drPotAnse1.1, whole genome shotgun sequence encodes:
- the LOC126784441 gene encoding uncharacterized protein LOC126784441, translated as MGSNFAQALSAILLMASMVAISTGSKDWQQRNYTGWGFNHGRPYHLNKTNEPSKIVVGGSENWHYGYNYVDWSLKNGPFYVQDTLVFKYDPPSNTTPPHSVYMLPNLWSFIHCDLSQARLIGSPTQGGGDGVELVLKSWQPYYFACGEHNGTHCKDGMMRFFVFPKLRGY; from the exons ATGGGATCTAATTTTGCACAAGCACTTTCTGCAATATTGCTAATGGCTTCAATGGTGGCAATTAGCACAGGCAGCAAGGATTGGCAGCAGCGGAACTACACTGGCTGGGGTTTTAACCATGGTCGTCCGTATCACCTCAACAAGACAAACGAACCCAGCAAGATTGTTGTGGGTGGCTCCGAAAACTGGCACTATGGTTATAACTATGTTGATTGGTCTCTGAAAAATGGCCCCTTTTACGTTCAGGACACTCTTG TTTTCAAGTATGATCCGCCAAGCAACACCACACCACCTCACAGCGTCTACATGCTACCAAACCTTTGGAGCTTCATACATTGTGACTTAAGCCAAGCAAGGTTGATCGGAAGTCCAACACAAGGTGGCGGAGACGGTGTTGAGTTGGTGCTCAAGAGCTGGCAGCCGTACTACTTCGCTTGCGGCGAGCACAACGGTACTCATTGTAAAGACGGAATGATGAGGTTCTTCGTCTTCCCAAAGCTTCGCGGCTACTGA